The Flammeovirgaceae bacterium genome contains a region encoding:
- a CDS encoding zinc carboxypeptidase: protein MRHLLTITFVLIIYVAVAQPGYFYPQAQKLNSQIPAPEQFLGYPIGSHHTRHDKVVEYFKTLDALSNRMTLLEIGKTYEHRPQITAIITSPENHANLEDIRQKHLQRNTSTQHNNVPLIILLGYNVHGNEPSSTEAAMLTAYYLTASEDEETLNWLKNMVILLDPVYNPDGRDRHSHWANMHKASALVGDPLDREHNEVWPGGRTNHYWFDLNRDWFLGVHPESRNRLKLFHQWRPYVMTDHHEMGTNSTFYFDPGKYSSNNPIVPAQLYDVLYPKFGEYFAKAMDGIGSQYFTKEAFDKLYPGYGSSYVNFYGGAGFLFEQASSRGHLQETTTIPITFAFTIRNQFVASLATIRASLAERETLINLRLNFFRTTANQAKANPVKGYVFGDASDINRTFAFVNLLRMHDIEVYDLQRDMAIAGKSFEKGKAYIVPTEQPNYIMVRSAFEKDITYTDSIFYDASTWSLVHAFNMPHSEIRGPVTKGERIAKDLEKTAAPVTRSNYAYLIEQTDYQAHKVLHQLQQHHVIVKTAFKSFSALINGKEKNFRQGTFIIPVQQQALNADQLYDRMKQVSTACATEVYSVETGYNVKGIDLGSGFAVPLKKISAAMLIGNGVSGYEAGEVWHLLDQRIGMPITKVDVSNIGRVNWNDYNVVVMVSGTYPTDKPTVDKFKTWIQNGGTLITFKTASEWAIKQGLTKEKLVPTDTVKNKPRVNYEDAANKEGARNIGGSIFQVDLDITNPIGFGYTDRNVAVYRNGLTFLQPSKNPYTTVAKYKANPLIGGYLHKATAPKVANSAAILLSGDGQGRIIMFSDNPNFRGTWYGTNKLFLNALFFGPVITVPNFSPSE, encoded by the coding sequence ATGAGGCACTTACTAACCATAACTTTTGTACTGATTATTTATGTTGCTGTTGCCCAGCCGGGCTACTTCTATCCACAAGCTCAAAAACTAAACAGCCAGATTCCTGCTCCGGAGCAATTTCTCGGCTACCCGATCGGCAGCCATCATACTCGTCATGATAAAGTGGTCGAGTACTTTAAAACCCTGGATGCCCTCTCCAACCGGATGACACTACTGGAAATCGGAAAAACCTACGAACACCGCCCGCAAATCACAGCCATCATCACCTCACCCGAAAACCATGCGAACCTGGAAGATATCCGGCAAAAGCACCTGCAGCGAAATACATCAACACAGCACAACAATGTTCCGCTGATCATATTGTTGGGATACAACGTGCACGGTAACGAACCATCCAGCACCGAAGCCGCCATGCTTACCGCTTATTACCTCACCGCAAGCGAAGATGAAGAAACACTGAACTGGTTGAAGAACATGGTTATTCTGCTCGACCCGGTTTATAATCCCGATGGCCGTGACCGACACAGCCATTGGGCCAACATGCATAAAGCCTCTGCATTGGTTGGCGATCCGTTGGATCGTGAACACAATGAAGTGTGGCCGGGGGGCCGAACCAATCACTACTGGTTTGATCTGAACCGCGACTGGTTTCTGGGTGTGCATCCCGAAAGCCGTAACCGGCTGAAACTCTTTCACCAGTGGCGACCTTACGTGATGACCGACCACCATGAAATGGGCACCAACTCCACCTTTTATTTTGACCCCGGAAAATACAGCAGCAACAACCCTATTGTTCCTGCCCAACTTTACGATGTGCTGTATCCGAAATTTGGTGAATACTTTGCCAAAGCCATGGATGGCATCGGCTCGCAATACTTTACAAAGGAAGCCTTCGACAAACTCTATCCGGGTTATGGTTCCAGCTATGTAAACTTTTACGGAGGTGCCGGATTTCTGTTCGAGCAGGCCAGTTCCCGCGGACACTTGCAGGAAACAACCACCATTCCGATTACGTTTGCATTTACCATCCGAAATCAATTTGTTGCTTCACTGGCAACCATCCGTGCCTCTTTGGCCGAACGAGAAACGCTAATCAACCTCCGGTTAAACTTCTTCCGTACAACGGCCAATCAAGCCAAAGCCAACCCGGTTAAGGGCTATGTGTTTGGCGATGCCAGCGACATAAACCGAACCTTTGCCTTTGTTAACCTGCTTCGCATGCACGACATCGAAGTGTACGACCTGCAACGCGATATGGCCATAGCAGGCAAAAGCTTTGAAAAAGGAAAAGCCTACATCGTGCCCACCGAACAACCCAACTACATCATGGTACGCTCGGCTTTTGAAAAAGACATTACCTATACCGATAGTATTTTTTACGATGCTTCCACCTGGTCGCTGGTGCACGCTTTTAATATGCCACATAGTGAAATTCGCGGACCGGTTACAAAAGGAGAGCGCATTGCAAAAGATTTGGAAAAAACTGCGGCACCGGTCACGCGGAGCAACTACGCCTACCTGATAGAGCAAACCGATTACCAGGCCCATAAAGTACTGCATCAACTCCAGCAGCATCACGTAATTGTTAAAACTGCTTTTAAATCATTTAGCGCACTTATTAACGGAAAGGAAAAAAATTTCCGTCAAGGCACATTTATCATACCGGTGCAGCAGCAAGCACTAAATGCCGACCAGCTTTACGACCGGATGAAGCAAGTAAGCACTGCCTGCGCTACCGAAGTTTATTCGGTTGAAACCGGGTACAATGTTAAAGGCATTGACCTGGGTTCGGGGTTTGCCGTTCCGTTAAAAAAAATTAGCGCAGCCATGCTTATTGGTAATGGCGTTTCTGGCTATGAAGCGGGAGAAGTGTGGCACCTGCTTGACCAACGCATTGGGATGCCGATTACCAAAGTTGACGTTTCAAACATCGGGCGGGTAAACTGGAATGACTACAATGTAGTGGTAATGGTAAGCGGAACTTATCCTACTGATAAGCCCACGGTCGATAAGTTTAAAACCTGGATACAAAACGGAGGCACACTCATCACTTTTAAAACCGCCAGCGAATGGGCCATTAAACAGGGGCTTACCAAAGAAAAGCTGGTGCCCACCGATACGGTTAAAAACAAGCCGCGTGTTAATTATGAAGATGCTGCCAATAAAGAAGGAGCACGTAATATTGGTGGCTCCATCTTTCAGGTTGACCTGGACATTACCAACCCGATTGGCTTTGGATACACCGATCGAAATGTAGCTGTTTACCGTAATGGCTTAACCTTTCTGCAACCCAGCAAAAACCCATACACCACGGTAGCAAAATACAAGGCCAACCCATTGATTGGCGGCTACCTGCATAAAGCTACAGCACCCAAAGTAGCCAATTCGGCCGCCATTCTTTTAAGTGGCGATGGCCAGGGTCGGATCATCATGTTTTCGGATAACCCGAATTTCAGAGGCACCTGGTATGGTACCAATAAACTGTTTCTGAACGCTTTGTTCTTCGGGCCGGTTATTACGGTGCCTAACTTTAGCCCTTCA
- a CDS encoding amidohydrolase: MIRIVTLTLLLCTLSLFAPGQKVSPNKRLVVQAVESQQDKMISTSNQIWAFAETAFNENQSAKLLADYAEANGFKVERGVAEIPTAFVATYGSGSPVIGILGEFDALPGLSQKAVPTKDPLEKGEPGHGCGHNLFGTASLGAAVAIKQLIEQGKLKGTIKFFGTPAEEKFFGKLWMIRAGLFKDVDVCLDWHPGAETKAAVQTGLSLVDFIVEFYGQAAHASADPWNGRSASDALELYTSGINYYREHIRPSTRIHYHIQDGGQVVNVVPDYARLWVRVRDPKRETMNDVYQRVMKMAEGAAIMANVEYKVSLVSGIYEILVNRTGAELIQKNLEYLGPITYTDTEVAFAKQIQEATGKPQVGLHSKVEPLEATDPNAGGGSTDVGDVSWVVPTIRLSAATAPIGTPWHSWAVVACGGMSIGHKGMMHASKTLALTMVDLFEDPKKVEAVKAEFKQRKGDHVYSGLIPPGPPPVGK, translated from the coding sequence ATGATTCGGATTGTAACCCTTACCCTTTTGCTGTGTACGCTCAGCCTGTTTGCCCCCGGTCAAAAAGTGTCGCCCAATAAACGGCTTGTTGTTCAGGCTGTTGAAAGCCAACAGGATAAGATGATTAGCACCAGCAACCAGATATGGGCATTTGCTGAAACCGCATTTAATGAAAACCAATCTGCGAAACTTTTGGCCGATTATGCGGAAGCCAACGGCTTTAAAGTGGAGCGGGGTGTGGCTGAGATACCCACCGCCTTTGTAGCCACCTACGGAAGCGGCAGTCCGGTTATCGGCATTCTGGGTGAGTTTGATGCACTGCCCGGGTTATCACAAAAGGCTGTTCCAACCAAGGATCCGCTGGAAAAAGGAGAGCCCGGCCATGGCTGCGGGCACAACCTGTTTGGTACTGCCAGCTTGGGCGCGGCTGTTGCCATTAAGCAGTTAATTGAACAGGGTAAGTTGAAGGGTACGATAAAGTTTTTCGGAACACCCGCAGAGGAAAAATTCTTCGGCAAGTTGTGGATGATCCGTGCCGGGCTGTTCAAAGATGTAGATGTGTGCCTCGACTGGCATCCGGGAGCCGAAACGAAGGCTGCGGTACAAACCGGTTTGTCGCTGGTTGATTTTATTGTTGAGTTTTACGGCCAGGCAGCCCATGCGTCAGCCGATCCGTGGAATGGCCGAAGCGCATCAGACGCGCTTGAATTATATACGTCAGGGATAAATTACTACCGCGAACACATCCGCCCCAGTACCCGCATTCACTACCATATTCAGGATGGCGGCCAGGTGGTGAATGTGGTGCCTGATTACGCGCGCTTATGGGTGCGTGTACGCGATCCGAAACGCGAAACCATGAATGACGTGTACCAACGTGTGATGAAAATGGCCGAAGGTGCGGCAATCATGGCCAACGTGGAGTACAAGGTCAGCCTGGTATCGGGCATTTATGAAATTCTGGTTAACCGCACTGGCGCTGAACTGATCCAAAAAAACCTGGAGTATCTCGGTCCGATAACGTACACCGATACTGAAGTTGCCTTTGCTAAACAAATTCAGGAGGCTACCGGCAAACCGCAAGTGGGATTACACAGTAAAGTTGAGCCTCTGGAAGCAACAGACCCGAATGCGGGTGGCGGCAGTACCGATGTAGGCGATGTGAGTTGGGTAGTGCCCACCATACGCCTAAGTGCAGCCACCGCGCCCATCGGAACACCGTGGCATTCGTGGGCTGTAGTGGCCTGTGGTGGTATGTCCATCGGGCATAAGGGCATGATGCACGCATCAAAAACGCTGGCGTTAACGATGGTGGATTTGTTTGAAGACCCAAAGAAAGTGGAGGCCGTGAAAGCGGAGTTTAAACAACGCAAAGGCGACCATGTGTACAGCGGGCTGATTCCTCCCGGGCCGCCTCCGGTTGGGAAGTAA